One region of Streptomyces sp. NBC_00442 genomic DNA includes:
- a CDS encoding ATP-dependent helicase: MARTALDSFSPATRGWFTGAFTAPTAAQEGAWRAIAEGSDVLVVAPTGSGKTLAAFLAALDRLAAVPAPAEAKKRCRVLYVSPLKALAVDVERNLRSPLTGIRQESVRLGLPEPEVRVGIRSGDTPPAERRALSTRPPDILITTPESLFLMLTSAAREALAGVETVILDEVHAVAGTKRGAHLALSLERLDELLARPARRIGLSATVRPVDEVARYLSPQRKVEIVQPPSAKEFDLSVVVPVEDLGELAGSPAADAGEGAEKPSIWPHVEERIVDLVQAHRSTIVFANSRRLAERLCNRLNEIAYERAMGVPLPQEHSPADLMGGSGAAAGAPALLAKAHHGSVSKEQRAVVEEDLKAGRIPAVVATSSLELGIDMGAVDLVVQVESPPSVASGLQRVGRAGHQVGAVSTGVVFPKYRGDLVQSAVVTERMRSGAIESLRVPSNPLDVLAQQLVAMTALDTWQVDDLLALVRRAAPFASLPESAFTAVLDMLAGRYPSDAFAELRPRVVWDRVGGTVTGRPGAQRLAVTSGGTIPDRGLFGVFLAGADPKKGGGRVGELDEEMVYESRVGDVFTLGTTSWRIEDITRDRVLVSPAPGVPGRLPFWKGDQLGRPLELGRALGAFLREVGSMAPDDARLRLSSAGLDAWAADNVIGYLDEQRRACGHIPDDRTILVERFRDELGDWRVVIHSPFGAQVHAPWALALGARLAERYGMDAQVMHADDGIVLRLPDADMMGLDLLDRDPAHLDSTYDGEQAPVGAADTVFDKGEIEQIVTDQVGSSALFASRFRECAARALLLPRRSPGKRTPLWQQRQRAAQLLQVASEFGSFPIVLEAVRECLQDVFDVPGLTELMGDLEARRVRLVEVTTPEPSPFARSLLFGYVAQFLYEGDSPLAERRAAALSLDSRLLAELLGRAELRELLDADVLSELERELQWLTEDRRIKDGEGVADLLRVLGPLTDAELAARGAEPGWAPELEAARRALRVRIAGSDHWAAIEDAGRLRDALGTALPVGVPEAFTEPVKDPLGDLLSRHARTHGPFTSADAAARFGLGAAVTDGALQRLAASGRVVQGEFHPAGIGQEWCDATILRRLRRRSLAALRQELEPVPPAALASFLPSWQHVGGSALRGIDGLARAVEQLQGAAVPASALEKLILPSRVSNYGAALLDELTTTGEVVWAGAGALPGKDGWISLYLADTAPLLLPPAHPLELTALHESVLAALAPGYGLFFRQLADQVRATTHPEASDPQLADAIWDLTWSGRLTNDTLAPLRSVLGSGRTAGSTAHRARRPVPRGRYGTLASAARTASRSGPPTVSGRWSLLPSREPDPTHRAHALARALLDRHGVVTRGAVQAEGVEGGFSATYRILAAFEDSGQARRGYVVEGLGAAQFAMDGAVDRLRAAAAARDRGSDAQTAPQAIVLAAADPANAYGAALPWPEPPGGAGHKPGRKAGSMVVLVDGELVLYLERGGKSLLAWASEPDDPALTAAAQSLAGSARAGRLGTVTVERANGDPALTSPIARTLEAAGFVATPKGLRLRP; this comes from the coding sequence ATGGCACGGACAGCGCTGGACTCCTTCTCGCCCGCGACGCGCGGCTGGTTCACGGGGGCTTTCACCGCGCCCACCGCGGCTCAGGAGGGGGCCTGGAGGGCGATCGCGGAGGGTTCCGACGTCCTGGTGGTCGCTCCGACGGGCTCCGGCAAGACGCTCGCTGCTTTTCTCGCCGCGCTCGACCGGCTGGCCGCGGTTCCCGCGCCCGCGGAGGCGAAGAAGCGGTGCCGGGTGCTGTATGTGTCTCCGCTGAAGGCTCTCGCGGTCGATGTGGAGCGCAATCTGCGGTCGCCACTGACGGGGATCCGTCAGGAGTCGGTGCGTCTGGGGCTGCCTGAGCCGGAGGTCCGGGTCGGTATCCGCTCGGGTGACACGCCGCCCGCGGAGCGGCGTGCGCTGTCCACGCGGCCGCCGGACATTTTGATCACCACGCCCGAGTCGCTGTTCTTGATGCTGACGTCGGCCGCGCGTGAGGCGCTGGCGGGTGTCGAGACGGTGATCCTGGACGAGGTGCACGCGGTGGCCGGCACCAAGCGGGGCGCTCATCTGGCGCTGTCCTTGGAGCGGTTGGACGAGTTGCTTGCCCGGCCGGCGCGCCGGATCGGGCTGTCGGCGACGGTGCGTCCGGTGGACGAGGTGGCGCGGTATCTCTCTCCGCAGCGCAAGGTCGAGATCGTGCAGCCGCCGTCGGCGAAGGAGTTCGACCTGTCGGTGGTGGTGCCGGTGGAGGACTTGGGTGAGCTGGCCGGTTCTCCGGCGGCCGACGCCGGTGAGGGGGCGGAGAAGCCGTCGATCTGGCCCCATGTCGAGGAGCGCATCGTCGACTTGGTGCAGGCGCACCGCTCCACGATCGTGTTCGCCAACTCGCGTCGTCTCGCGGAGCGTCTGTGCAACCGGCTCAATGAGATCGCCTATGAACGTGCGATGGGCGTGCCGCTGCCCCAGGAGCATTCGCCGGCGGATCTGATGGGTGGTTCGGGTGCGGCGGCCGGGGCGCCCGCGCTGCTCGCCAAGGCGCACCACGGTTCGGTGTCCAAGGAGCAGCGGGCCGTCGTCGAGGAGGATTTGAAGGCGGGCCGCATTCCGGCGGTGGTGGCCACGTCCAGTCTTGAGCTGGGTATCGACATGGGTGCGGTCGATCTGGTGGTGCAGGTCGAGTCGCCGCCGTCGGTGGCCTCCGGGCTGCAGCGGGTGGGGCGGGCGGGCCATCAGGTGGGTGCGGTGTCCACCGGTGTGGTGTTTCCCAAGTACCGGGGGGATCTGGTCCAGTCGGCGGTGGTGACGGAGCGGATGCGGTCGGGGGCGATCGAGTCGTTGCGCGTTCCGTCCAATCCGCTGGATGTGCTGGCTCAGCAGCTGGTCGCGATGACCGCGCTCGACACGTGGCAGGTGGACGATCTGCTGGCGCTGGTGCGGCGGGCCGCGCCGTTCGCCTCGCTTCCCGAGTCGGCGTTCACGGCGGTTCTGGACATGCTGGCGGGCCGCTATCCCTCCGACGCGTTCGCGGAGCTGCGTCCGCGGGTGGTGTGGGACCGGGTGGGGGGCACGGTGACCGGCCGTCCCGGGGCCCAGCGGCTCGCCGTCACGTCGGGCGGCACCATTCCCGACCGTGGCCTGTTCGGCGTGTTCCTGGCGGGGGCGGACCCGAAGAAGGGCGGCGGCCGGGTCGGGGAGCTCGATGAGGAGATGGTGTACGAGTCGCGGGTGGGCGACGTCTTCACGCTGGGCACCACGTCGTGGCGGATCGAGGACATCACCCGTGACCGGGTCCTGGTGTCGCCGGCGCCCGGGGTGCCGGGCCGGCTGCCGTTCTGGAAGGGCGACCAGCTGGGGCGGCCTTTGGAGCTGGGCCGGGCGCTGGGTGCGTTCTTGCGGGAGGTCGGTTCGATGGCTCCCGACGATGCGAGGCTGCGTCTGTCGAGCGCGGGCCTCGACGCGTGGGCGGCGGACAATGTGATCGGCTATCTCGACGAGCAGCGCCGTGCCTGCGGTCACATTCCCGACGACCGGACGATCCTGGTCGAGCGGTTCCGTGACGAGCTCGGTGACTGGCGCGTCGTCATCCACTCCCCTTTCGGGGCGCAGGTGCACGCCCCTTGGGCGCTGGCTCTGGGCGCCCGGCTGGCGGAGCGGTACGGCATGGACGCGCAGGTGATGCACGCGGACGACGGCATCGTGCTGCGGTTGCCGGACGCCGACATGATGGGCCTCGACCTCCTCGATCGCGATCCGGCGCACCTCGATTCCACGTATGACGGCGAGCAGGCCCCGGTGGGGGCCGCGGACACGGTCTTCGACAAGGGGGAGATCGAGCAGATCGTCACCGATCAGGTGGGCAGTTCCGCGTTGTTCGCCTCCCGGTTCCGTGAGTGTGCCGCTCGGGCGCTGCTGTTGCCGCGGCGCAGTCCGGGCAAGCGGACCCCGTTGTGGCAGCAGCGGCAGCGGGCGGCTCAACTGCTGCAGGTGGCGAGCGAGTTCGGGTCGTTCCCGATTGTTCTGGAGGCGGTGCGCGAGTGCCTTCAGGACGTCTTCGACGTGCCTGGTCTGACCGAGCTGATGGGTGATCTGGAGGCGCGCAGGGTGCGCCTGGTGGAGGTCACCACGCCGGAGCCGTCGCCGTTCGCGCGTTCTCTGCTGTTCGGTTATGTCGCGCAGTTCCTGTACGAGGGTGATTCGCCGCTGGCCGAGCGGCGGGCCGCCGCGCTGTCCCTGGACTCGCGTCTGCTGGCCGAGCTGCTCGGCCGGGCGGAGCTGCGTGAGCTGCTGGACGCCGATGTCCTGTCCGAGCTGGAGCGGGAGCTTCAGTGGCTCACCGAGGATCGTCGCATCAAGGACGGTGAGGGTGTCGCCGATCTGCTGCGGGTGCTGGGGCCGCTCACGGACGCCGAGTTGGCGGCCCGTGGCGCCGAGCCGGGCTGGGCGCCCGAGCTGGAGGCCGCGCGCCGCGCGTTGCGGGTGCGGATCGCCGGCTCCGACCACTGGGCGGCGATCGAGGACGCGGGCCGGCTGAGGGACGCGCTCGGCACGGCTCTGCCGGTCGGTGTCCCGGAGGCGTTCACCGAGCCGGTGAAGGATCCGCTGGGCGATCTGCTGTCGCGCCATGCGCGCACGCACGGCCCGTTCACGTCGGCGGACGCCGCGGCCCGGTTCGGCCTCGGCGCGGCGGTCACGGACGGCGCTCTGCAGCGTCTCGCGGCGTCGGGGCGGGTCGTGCAGGGCGAGTTCCATCCGGCGGGCATCGGGCAGGAGTGGTGCGACGCGACGATCCTGCGCAGGCTGCGCCGGCGTTCTCTGGCGGCGCTTCGTCAGGAGCTGGAACCGGTGCCGCCCGCGGCGCTCGCCAGTTTCCTGCCTTCCTGGCAGCACGTGGGCGGCAGTGCGCTGCGTGGCATCGACGGGTTGGCGCGCGCCGTGGAGCAGTTGCAGGGTGCCGCCGTGCCGGCGTCGGCGCTGGAGAAGCTGATCCTGCCGTCGCGGGTGTCCAACTACGGTGCGGCGCTCTTGGACGAGCTCACCACGACGGGCGAGGTCGTGTGGGCGGGGGCGGGCGCGCTGCCCGGCAAGGACGGCTGGATCTCCCTCTACCTCGCCGACACGGCCCCGCTTCTGCTGCCGCCCGCTCATCCGCTGGAACTGACCGCGCTCCACGAGTCGGTGCTGGCCGCGCTGGCGCCCGGTTACGGCCTGTTCTTCCGTCAGCTCGCCGACCAGGTCCGCGCCACCACCCACCCGGAGGCGAGTGATCCTCAACTCGCCGACGCGATCTGGGACTTGACGTGGTCGGGCCGGCTCACCAACGACACGTTGGCGCCGCTGCGCTCGGTGCTGGGGTCCGGACGCACCGCGGGGTCCACCGCGCACCGCGCCAGGCGGCCCGTGCCGCGCGGCCGTTACGGCACTCTGGCGTCCGCGGCCCGCACGGCTTCGCGTAGCGGGCCGCCGACCGTGTCGGGCCGCTGGTCGCTGCTCCCGTCCCGCGAACCCGATCCGACGCACCGCGCCCATGCCCTGGCCCGAGCCCTTCTGGACCGGCACGGTGTGGTCACCCGGGGCGCCGTGCAGGCCGAGGGGGTGGAGGGCGGTTTCTCGGCGACGTACCGGATCCTCGCCGCGTTCGAGGACAGCGGTCAGGCTCGGCGGGGCTATGTGGTCGAGGGGCTCGGCGCCGCCCAGTTCGCGATGGACGGTGCGGTCGACCGGCTGAGGGCGGCCGCCGCCGCGCGGGACCGCGGCAGCGACGCGCAGACCGCTCCGCAGGCGATCGTCCTGGCGGCCGCCGACCCGGCCAATGCGTACGGTGCGGCGCTGCCCTGGCCCGAGCCGCCGGGGGGCGCCGGGCACAAGCCGGGCCGCAAGGCGGGTTCCATGGTCGTTCTCGTCGACGGCGAGCTCGTGCTGTATCTGGAGCGGGGCGGCAAGTCGCTGCTCGCCTGGGCGAGCGAGCCGGACGATCCGGCGCTGACCGCCGCGGCGCAGTCCCTCGCGGGGTCGGCGCGGGCGGGGCGGCTGGGCACCGTCACCGTGGAGCGGGCCAATGGGGATCCCGCGCTGACGTCGCCGATCGCCCGCACCCTGGAGGCGGCCGGCTTCGTCGCGACCCCGAAGGGGCTGCGCCTGCGCCCTTGA
- a CDS encoding Fpg/Nei family DNA glycosylase — translation MPEGDTVHQAAGRLHAALAGQVLTRSDLRVPRFATADLTGRGVLDVTPRGKHLLARIEGGLTLHSHLRMDGSWRIFTPGERWNGGPAHQIRAILGNTGHTAVGYRLPVLELLRTRDEARAVGHLGPDLLGPDWDADVALRNLLQDPARPVGEALLDQRNLAGVGNVFKSEICFALRVVPWLAVGAVPCPERLVATAKQLLEANKDRPVRQTYIYGRAGRSCPRCRTPIRTAAQRDPAGRERPTYWCPKCQPAPAL, via the coding sequence ATGCCCGAAGGCGACACCGTTCATCAGGCCGCGGGGCGACTGCACGCCGCGTTGGCCGGCCAGGTCCTCACCCGCTCCGACCTGCGGGTGCCGCGATTCGCCACGGCGGATCTGACCGGGCGCGGCGTGCTGGACGTGACGCCGCGAGGAAAGCATCTCCTGGCGCGGATCGAGGGCGGTCTCACCCTGCACTCCCACCTCCGGATGGACGGGTCCTGGCGGATCTTCACGCCCGGCGAGCGGTGGAACGGGGGGCCCGCGCACCAGATCCGGGCGATCCTGGGGAACACCGGGCACACCGCGGTCGGCTACCGGCTGCCCGTGCTCGAACTGCTCCGCACCAGGGACGAGGCCAGGGCGGTCGGCCACCTGGGTCCCGATCTGCTCGGCCCCGACTGGGACGCGGACGTCGCCCTGCGCAACCTCCTCCAGGACCCCGCCCGCCCCGTGGGTGAGGCCCTGCTCGACCAGCGCAATCTGGCCGGCGTCGGCAATGTGTTCAAGTCGGAGATCTGTTTCGCGCTGCGGGTGGTGCCGTGGCTGGCGGTCGGCGCGGTCCCCTGCCCCGAGCGCCTGGTGGCGACCGCGAAACAGCTCCTGGAGGCCAACAAGGACCGGCCGGTGCGTCAGACGTACATCTACGGCCGGGCCGGCCGGTCGTGTCCGCGCTGCCGCACCCCGATCCGTACCGCCGCGCAGCGCGACCCGGCCGGCCGCGAACGCCCCACCTACTGGTGCCCCAAGTGCCAGCCCGCGCCCGCCCTTTGA
- a CDS encoding SDR family NAD(P)-dependent oxidoreductase, which yields MALTAYDLSDRTAFVTGAASGIGRASAVLLAEAGARVHCADRDEVGLAETRALIAKAGGTAYVHPLDVADRAQVRAAVEAAGPVHVLAAIAGVMHTSTVLDTEDDDLDRVLAVNFRGVLHACQEAARTMIAHGVRGSIVTMASGAMDSARPGLFCYSVSKAAVVQLTKTLASELGPHGIRVNAVAPGWVRTPMTDQHAAAQQERVESMMVRLSPLGTLGRPEDVAHAVLHLAADASAFTTGQILRPNGGVAMPW from the coding sequence ATGGCTCTCACGGCGTACGACCTCAGCGACCGCACGGCCTTCGTCACGGGCGCGGCCAGCGGGATAGGGCGCGCGAGCGCGGTGCTCCTGGCGGAGGCCGGCGCCCGGGTGCACTGTGCGGACCGCGACGAGGTGGGCCTGGCCGAGACCCGCGCCCTGATCGCCAAGGCGGGCGGCACCGCCTACGTCCACCCGCTCGACGTCGCCGACCGCGCCCAGGTCAGGGCCGCCGTGGAGGCGGCCGGCCCGGTCCATGTCCTGGCCGCGATCGCGGGCGTCATGCACACGAGCACGGTCCTCGACACCGAGGACGACGACCTGGACCGGGTGCTCGCCGTCAACTTCCGCGGGGTGCTCCACGCCTGCCAGGAGGCGGCCCGCACGATGATCGCCCACGGTGTCCGGGGCTCCATCGTCACCATGGCCTCGGGAGCCATGGACTCCGCGCGGCCCGGCCTGTTCTGCTACAGCGTCTCCAAGGCAGCGGTGGTGCAGCTGACCAAGACCCTCGCCTCGGAGCTCGGCCCGCACGGGATCCGCGTCAATGCCGTGGCCCCCGGCTGGGTCCGCACCCCGATGACCGACCAGCACGCGGCCGCGCAGCAGGAGCGGGTCGAGTCGATGATGGTGCGCCTCTCCCCGCTCGGCACGCTCGGCCGTCCCGAGGACGTCGCCCACGCCGTGCTGCACCTCGCGGCGGACGCGTCGGCGTTCACGACGGGGCAGATTCTGCGTCCGAACGGCGGCGTCGCGATGCCCTGGTAG
- a CDS encoding Dps family protein, with product MSYIKSPLSDADLKVVGDALQGALVDLVDLSLVAKQVHWNVVGPRFRSVHLQLDEVVTTARLHSDTVAERASAIGVSPDGRSGTVAKSTAITTVPEGWTKDTQAVKVLVDALGVVIGRMRERIAATDEPDPITQDILIGLTADLEKHAWMFQAETV from the coding sequence ATGTCCTACATCAAGAGCCCGCTGTCCGACGCCGACCTCAAGGTGGTCGGCGACGCTCTGCAGGGTGCGCTGGTGGATCTCGTCGACCTCTCGCTGGTGGCCAAGCAAGTGCACTGGAACGTGGTCGGTCCGCGTTTCCGCTCCGTCCACCTCCAGCTCGACGAGGTCGTCACCACCGCGCGGCTCCACTCGGACACCGTGGCCGAGCGCGCCTCCGCGATCGGCGTCAGCCCCGACGGACGGTCGGGGACGGTCGCCAAGTCGACCGCGATCACCACCGTGCCGGAAGGCTGGACCAAGGACACCCAGGCCGTGAAGGTCCTCGTGGACGCCCTCGGCGTGGTGATCGGCCGGATGCGCGAACGCATCGCGGCGACCGACGAGCCCGACCCGATCACCCAGGACATCCTCATCGGCCTCACCGCCGACCTGGAGAAGCACGCCTGGATGTTCCAGGCCGAGACCGTCTGA
- a CDS encoding helix-turn-helix domain-containing protein: MILLRRLLGDVLRRQRQRQGRTLREVSSSARVSLGYLSEVERGQKEASSELLSAICDALDVRMSELMREVSDELALAELAASAAASDPMPVRAPVRPMLNSISVTSVTGVPTERVTIKAPAEAVDVVAA; this comes from the coding sequence ATGATTCTGCTCCGTCGCCTGCTGGGTGACGTGCTGCGTCGGCAGCGCCAGCGCCAGGGCCGTACTCTGCGCGAAGTCTCCTCGTCCGCCCGAGTCTCACTCGGCTATCTCTCCGAGGTGGAGCGGGGGCAGAAGGAGGCATCCTCCGAGCTGCTCTCCGCGATCTGCGACGCGCTTGACGTACGGATGTCCGAGCTCATGCGGGAAGTGAGCGACGAGCTGGCACTCGCCGAGCTCGCTGCCTCTGCGGCAGCGAGTGATCCGATGCCGGTGCGTGCGCCGGTACGTCCGATGCTCAATTCGATTTCCGTGACGTCGGTGACCGGTGTGCCGACCGAGCGGGTGACGATCAAGGCGCCCGCGGAAGCGGTGGACGTCGTCGCGGCCTGA
- a CDS encoding CinA family protein — translation MSEAPRILRLLTERDQTLAVAESLTGGLVAAELTSVPGASRAFRGSVTAYATELKANVLGVHAALLDERGAVDPDVALQMAAGVREALGADWGIATTGVAGPEPQDGKPVGTVYVSAVGPAGAKKTVPLRLNGDRAEIRRESVRSVLELLSSELRKAGRAQDTEQNGGI, via the coding sequence GTGAGCGAAGCGCCCCGGATCCTGCGACTGCTCACGGAGCGTGACCAGACGCTGGCGGTCGCGGAGTCCCTCACGGGCGGCCTCGTGGCGGCCGAGCTCACCTCGGTGCCCGGCGCCTCGCGCGCCTTCCGCGGGTCCGTGACGGCGTACGCCACCGAGCTCAAGGCGAACGTCCTGGGCGTGCACGCGGCCCTGCTCGACGAGCGCGGGGCGGTCGATCCCGACGTTGCGCTGCAGATGGCGGCGGGGGTGCGCGAGGCGCTCGGCGCGGACTGGGGCATCGCGACCACGGGCGTCGCCGGGCCCGAACCGCAGGACGGCAAGCCGGTCGGGACGGTATACGTTTCGGCCGTTGGCCCGGCGGGGGCCAAGAAAACCGTCCCATTGAGGTTGAACGGCGACCGGGCGGAAATTCGTAGAGAGAGTGTACGCAGCGTGCTCGAACTGCTCTCCAGTGAACTCCGCAAGGCTGGGCGGGCACAGGATACGGAACAGAACGGGGGGATTTGA
- the pgsA gene encoding CDP-diacylglycerol--glycerol-3-phosphate 3-phosphatidyltransferase, translating into MTGVPASTAGGTGRAPAPGGKLGAAAVNQASLWNIANILTMIRLVLVPGFVMLLLADGGYDPGMRAWAWAAFAVAMITDIFDGHLARTYNLVTDFGKIADPIADKAIMGAALICLSLLGDLPWWVTGIILFRELGITLMRFWVIRHGVIPASRGGKLKTLAQGTATGMYVLALTGPLATLRFWVMALAVVLTVVTGLDYVRQAIVLRRQGLAAQRADGGPAS; encoded by the coding sequence ATGACCGGAGTCCCGGCGTCGACGGCGGGCGGTACCGGCCGTGCGCCGGCGCCCGGCGGCAAGCTGGGTGCTGCGGCCGTCAACCAGGCCAGCCTCTGGAACATCGCCAACATCCTCACCATGATCCGGCTCGTCCTGGTGCCCGGCTTCGTGATGCTGCTCCTCGCGGACGGCGGATACGACCCGGGGATGCGGGCCTGGGCCTGGGCGGCCTTCGCCGTCGCCATGATCACGGACATCTTCGACGGACACCTGGCGCGCACGTACAACCTGGTCACCGACTTCGGGAAGATCGCCGACCCGATCGCCGACAAGGCGATCATGGGCGCCGCGTTGATCTGCCTCTCCCTCCTCGGCGACCTGCCCTGGTGGGTCACCGGCATCATCCTCTTCCGGGAACTGGGCATCACGCTCATGCGTTTCTGGGTCATTCGGCACGGTGTGATTCCGGCCAGCCGCGGCGGCAAGCTCAAGACCCTGGCCCAGGGCACCGCGACCGGCATGTACGTCCTCGCCCTGACCGGCCCCCTGGCCACCCTCCGGTTCTGGGTGATGGCCCTCGCCGTGGTCCTCACGGTCGTCACGGGGCTCGACTACGTGCGCCAGGCGATCGTCCTGAGGCGCCAGGGGCTCGCCGCGCAGCGCGCCGACGGAGGACCGGCGTCGTGA
- the rimO gene encoding 30S ribosomal protein S12 methylthiotransferase RimO, translating into MPERRTVALVTLGCARNEVDSEELAGRLAADGWELVEDASDADVAVVNTCGFVEAAKKDSVDALLEANDLKDHGKTQAVVAVGCMAERYGKDLAEALPEADAILGFDDYADISDRLQTILNGGIHASHTPRDRRKLLPISPADRQSAPDVALPGHAQDTPPEDLPEGLAPASGPRAPLRRRLDTSPVASVKLASGCDRRCSFCAIPSFRGSFISRRPSDVLGETRWLAEQGVKEVMLVSENNTSYGKDLGDIRLLETLLPELAAVDGIERVRVSYLQPAEMRPGLIDVLTSTDKVVPYFDLSFQHSAPAVLRAMRRFGDTERFLELLDTIRAKAPTAGVRSNFIVGFPGETEEDFKELERFLTSARLDAIGVFGYSDEEGTEALGYDDKLDEDTIAERLAHLSRLAEELTAQRAEERIGDTVRVLVESIDDEDGAVGRAEHQAPETDGQVIFTGSAGLAPGRIVEAKVVATEGVDLVVELLDGAEEAGR; encoded by the coding sequence ATGCCCGAACGCCGCACCGTCGCCCTTGTCACTCTTGGCTGCGCCCGTAACGAGGTGGACTCGGAGGAGCTCGCAGGCCGCTTGGCAGCGGACGGCTGGGAGCTCGTCGAGGACGCATCGGACGCGGACGTCGCCGTCGTCAACACCTGTGGATTCGTCGAAGCCGCCAAGAAGGACTCCGTCGACGCCCTCCTCGAAGCCAACGATCTGAAGGATCACGGCAAGACCCAGGCCGTCGTCGCCGTCGGCTGCATGGCCGAGCGCTACGGCAAGGACCTCGCCGAGGCGCTCCCCGAGGCCGACGCCATCCTCGGCTTCGACGACTACGCCGACATCTCCGACCGCCTCCAGACCATCCTCAACGGCGGCATCCACGCCTCGCACACCCCGCGCGACCGGCGCAAACTGCTCCCCATCAGCCCCGCCGACCGCCAGAGCGCCCCCGACGTGGCGCTGCCCGGACACGCGCAGGACACCCCGCCCGAGGACCTCCCCGAAGGCCTCGCACCCGCCTCCGGGCCGCGCGCCCCGCTGCGCCGCAGGCTCGACACCAGCCCCGTCGCCTCCGTGAAGCTCGCCTCCGGCTGCGACCGCCGCTGCTCGTTCTGCGCGATCCCCTCCTTCCGCGGCTCGTTCATTTCGCGCCGCCCCAGCGACGTGCTCGGCGAGACCCGCTGGCTGGCCGAGCAGGGCGTCAAGGAGGTCATGCTGGTCTCCGAGAACAACACCTCCTACGGCAAGGACCTCGGCGACATCCGGCTCCTGGAGACCCTGCTGCCCGAGCTCGCCGCCGTCGACGGCATCGAGCGTGTACGGGTCAGCTACCTCCAGCCCGCCGAAATGCGGCCCGGCCTCATCGACGTGCTGACCTCCACCGACAAGGTCGTGCCCTACTTCGACCTCTCCTTCCAGCACTCGGCGCCCGCCGTGCTGCGCGCGATGCGCCGCTTCGGCGACACCGAGCGGTTCCTCGAACTGCTCGACACGATCCGCGCCAAGGCCCCCACCGCCGGCGTGCGCTCCAACTTCATCGTCGGCTTCCCCGGAGAGACCGAGGAGGACTTCAAGGAGCTGGAACGCTTCCTCACCTCGGCCCGCCTCGACGCGATCGGCGTCTTCGGCTATTCCGACGAAGAGGGCACCGAAGCGCTCGGTTACGACGACAAGCTCGACGAGGACACCATCGCCGAGCGACTCGCCCACCTGTCGCGCCTGGCCGAGGAGCTCACCGCGCAGCGCGCCGAGGAACGCATCGGCGACACCGTGCGCGTCCTGGTCGAAAGCATCGACGACGAGGACGGTGCGGTCGGCCGCGCCGAGCACCAGGCACCCGAGACCGACGGCCAAGTGATCTTCACCGGGAGCGCGGGACTTGCACCCGGCCGTATCGTCGAGGCCAAGGTGGTCGCTACCGAAGGTGTCGACCTCGTGGTCGAGTTGCTTGACGGGGCTGAGGAGGCGGGCAGATGA
- a CDS encoding helix-turn-helix domain-containing protein: MSIGNSPEDDRPPIEDDGPAIANDGPSIGRVLQQARIAAGLTVDEVSSSTRVRIPIVHGIEQDDFSRCGGDVYARGHIRTFAQAVGLDPAPLVAQYDDEHGGRPEPTPAAPLFEAERIRPEARRPNWTAAMVAAIVVVVGFVGFTMFSGNDHGKGHPSVAEGPAQQKPSKSAAATPSKPAVPPPSPTPSDSAIAAVPADKVTVKVTAVNDKSWISAKDHTGKMLFDGLLQKGEAQTFQDADKVDLILGNAGAIELYVNGKKIDSKFDDGQVERLSYTKGDPQAG; encoded by the coding sequence GTGTCCATCGGCAACTCTCCCGAAGACGACCGGCCTCCGATCGAAGACGACGGGCCGGCGATCGCCAACGACGGGCCCTCGATCGGTCGTGTACTCCAGCAGGCCCGCATCGCCGCGGGACTGACGGTCGACGAGGTCAGCTCCTCCACCCGGGTGCGCATCCCCATCGTGCACGGGATCGAACAGGACGATTTCTCGCGGTGCGGCGGTGATGTGTACGCGCGCGGCCACATCCGCACGTTCGCCCAGGCCGTCGGCCTCGACCCCGCCCCCCTCGTCGCCCAGTACGACGACGAACACGGCGGCCGGCCCGAGCCCACCCCCGCCGCGCCCCTGTTCGAGGCGGAGCGGATCCGCCCCGAGGCCCGGCGGCCCAACTGGACCGCCGCCATGGTCGCCGCGATCGTCGTGGTCGTCGGCTTCGTCGGCTTCACCATGTTCAGCGGCAACGACCACGGCAAGGGCCACCCCTCGGTCGCCGAAGGCCCCGCCCAGCAAAAGCCCAGCAAATCGGCGGCCGCCACCCCCTCCAAGCCCGCCGTCCCCCCGCCCTCCCCGACCCCCTCCGACAGCGCGATCGCAGCCGTCCCCGCCGACAAGGTCACCGTCAAGGTCACCGCGGTCAACGACAAGAGCTGGATCTCCGCCAAGGACCACACCGGCAAGATGCTCTTCGACGGCCTGCTCCAGAAGGGCGAGGCCCAGACGTTCCAGGACGCCGACAAGGTCGACCTGATCCTCGGCAACGCCGGAGCGATCGAGCTCTACGTCAACGGCAAGAAGATCGACAGCAAGTTCGACGACGGCCAGGTCGAGCGCCTCAGCTACACCAAGGGCGACCCCCAGGCCGGCTGA